TAAATCATTAAACTTTCTTAAATAATCCTCTTTTTCTTCATTTTCTACAATGTTAGACACATAACTTAGTGCTTTTCTTACATTGAAGTTAAACTGCTTTTCAGTATTTTGAAGTGAATTATTTATATAATACGCCTGAACTAGTATGATTCCTATTAGGGAACAACTCATTAAAACGACTAACACAAAAAAAATTCTTTTGTTCATCATCCAAAATTAAGATTTTAACATTTAGCAATGTTACCATTTAACCTTACATTAACAAAAACGTTAAAATTTAATTCTTTGTTATAGATTTTAAGAGTTTACTATGAATATTTTGAACCTGAAGTTTTGTGTCTTTTAAATCGGTATTATTAATTACAAAATCTGAACATTCTGTCTTTTGTTGGTCAGTCCATTGGTTATTCATGATTGCCTTAACCTTAGCTTCAGACGAGTTATCACGTTTAATTACTCGATTTAGTCTAGTCTGTTCTGGTGCTACGACAGTAATAATATAATCGTATTTGCCTTGACTTCCGTTTTCAAAAATTATAGCGACTTCGCTAATAACGTATGGTGCGTTTTGTTTTTTTACCCAATTAGAAAAATGTTTTGCAACTTTTGGGTGCACAATTGCATTCATTTTTTTTAGTAAAGCTTGATTACTAAATATCTGACTAGCAATAAAAGGTTTATTTAATGTATCCTCAACGTAAGCACTATCTCCAAAAAGCTTAATTAATTTACGTTTAATAACTTTAGAACGATCCATTAATGCTTTGGCTTCATTATCAGCAATATAAACTGGCACATCTAATGCTTTAAAATAATTAGCAACTGTAGTTTTTCCGCTACCTATACCTCCTGTTAAGCCT
The genomic region above belongs to Olleya sp. Hel_I_94 and contains:
- the coaE gene encoding dephospho-CoA kinase (Dephospho-CoA kinase (CoaE) performs the final step in coenzyme A biosynthesis.), which gives rise to MTPIIVGLTGGIGSGKTTVANYFKALDVPVYIADNEAKALMDRSKVIKRKLIKLFGDSAYVEDTLNKPFIASQIFSNQALLKKMNAIVHPKVAKHFSNWVKKQNAPYVISEVAIIFENGSQGKYDYIITVVAPEQTRLNRVIKRDNSSEAKVKAIMNNQWTDQQKTECSDFVINNTDLKDTKLQVQNIHSKLLKSITKN